From one Motacilla alba alba isolate MOTALB_02 chromosome 8, Motacilla_alba_V1.0_pri, whole genome shotgun sequence genomic stretch:
- the LOC119703708 gene encoding spidroin-2-like produces MPAVPEGRPAPPGERYPSEPSPAAGRFPRHRGPAVLGEAPRGGAATAAAACRLRGAPRRRVRPRCPHPVLGSRAGAGRGGDGPCPARPAGAGAVSSRLSHVPRGSCAAGLGRTRPAAAAPVEVSGETLRLLL; encoded by the exons ATGCCGGCTGTCCCCGAGGGCAGGCCCGCTCCGCCCGGGGAGCGATATCCATCGGAGCCCTCCCCGGCCGCTGGGCGCTTCCCCCGCCACCGCGGCCCTGCCGTGCTGGGGGAGGCGCCGAGGGGAGGCGCGGCCACAGCAGCCGCTGCTTGCCGCCTTCGTggcgccccccgccgccgcgtCCGGCCCCGCTGTCCGCACCCCGTCCTGGGATCCCGCGCTGGGGCGGGGAGAGGCGGCGACGGGCCGTGCCCGGCTCGCCCTGCGGGCGCAGGGGCCGTGTCGAGCCGCCTGTCACACGTTCCCCGCGGGAGCTGCGCTGCGGGACTCGGGCGGACACGGCCCGCGGCGGCCGCCCCAGTGGAGGTTTCG GGAGAAACGTTgaggctgctgctttga